A genomic segment from Azospirillum sp. TSH58 encodes:
- a CDS encoding efflux RND transporter periplasmic adaptor subunit, translated as MNHIRAERACFRRALLAAAPSILLAACGSGEEPVADPVRPVRVVTVAKHEGGETLSLSGQIQAQDEVSLAFRIDGRMIERLVNVGDQVEAGQPIAHLDPEPARNALRMAQANLSAAMGQQTLARNDYERQETLLGQGWTTRARYDTAAQALKAAAAQVDSAQAQFDTAQDHLGYTELVADGAGTVTARGAEPGEVVAAGRMIVHLARRDGRDAVFDVPAPVFRIAPANTIVTVALTSDPAVQTIGRVREVAPQADPVTRTFTVRVGLQNPPDTMRLGSTVNGSIQVGGVGGFEIPATALTQANRQPAVWIVDQATSTVALRNIDLERYDLARVIVARGLEADEIVVTAGVQALRPGQKVRMLGAGP; from the coding sequence GTGAACCACATTCGAGCCGAACGCGCATGCTTCCGACGGGCCCTGCTCGCCGCCGCACCGTCGATCCTGCTCGCGGCTTGCGGTTCCGGCGAGGAACCCGTCGCGGACCCGGTCCGCCCCGTGCGGGTGGTGACGGTCGCGAAGCACGAGGGCGGCGAAACCCTGTCGTTGTCCGGCCAGATCCAGGCGCAGGACGAGGTCAGCCTCGCGTTCCGCATCGACGGGCGGATGATCGAGCGCCTGGTGAATGTCGGCGATCAAGTCGAAGCGGGGCAACCCATCGCGCACCTGGACCCCGAACCCGCCCGCAACGCCCTGAGAATGGCGCAGGCGAACCTGAGCGCCGCCATGGGGCAGCAGACCCTGGCACGCAACGACTATGAACGGCAGGAGACCCTCCTGGGCCAGGGCTGGACCACCCGCGCCCGCTACGACACCGCGGCGCAGGCGCTGAAGGCCGCGGCGGCGCAGGTCGATTCGGCGCAGGCGCAGTTCGACACCGCGCAGGACCATCTCGGCTACACGGAGCTGGTGGCCGACGGCGCCGGCACGGTCACCGCCCGCGGCGCCGAACCCGGCGAGGTGGTGGCGGCCGGTCGCATGATCGTGCATCTGGCCCGCCGGGACGGCCGCGACGCCGTTTTCGACGTTCCGGCACCGGTGTTCCGGATCGCCCCCGCCAACACGATCGTCACGGTGGCGCTGACCTCCGACCCCGCGGTGCAGACCATTGGGCGCGTGCGCGAAGTGGCGCCGCAGGCCGACCCGGTGACCCGCACCTTCACGGTCCGGGTCGGCCTTCAGAACCCGCCCGACACGATGCGCCTCGGCTCGACGGTCAACGGGTCGATCCAGGTCGGCGGCGTGGGCGGTTTCGAGATTCCCGCAACGGCGCTGACGCAGGCGAACCGGCAACCGGCGGTCTGGATCGTCGATCAGGCGACGAGCACCGTCGCGTTGCGCAACATCGACCTTGAACGCTACGACCTCGCCCGGGTCATCGTCGCGCGCGGGCTCGAAGCCGACGAGATCGTGGTCACCGCGGGCGTGCAGGCGCTGCGGCCGGGGCAGAAGGTCCGCATGCTCGGGGCCGGGCCATGA
- a CDS encoding iron ABC transporter permease → MSRSRLLPLSLALAAVLALSTVAAVGFGAAGIPIPKVWAVIAHELWPSLAPPPDASRAERNIVWELRLPRVLLGALAGAGLAAVGAVLQVVTRNPLADPYLFGVSAGASVGAVTVILYAGTVAGALGLPVAAFLGALVAMLAVFAAARGRDGVVTSERLVLTGVAVAFILHAVTNALIVTGTDRGADAALFWMMGGFGTARWSVLPIPAGLTVAGLLWLWLRAETINTLALGDDAARSLGTDPGRLRLELFVVTALMTGALVSACGGIGFVGLVLPHIARMLVGGHLRALLPVAALGGALLLLWVDVAARTLFAPREIPVGVVTALVGGAFFLWLMRRRPAA, encoded by the coding sequence ATGAGCCGGTCACGCCTGCTGCCCCTGTCCCTGGCGCTGGCCGCCGTCCTGGCCCTGTCCACGGTCGCCGCCGTCGGATTCGGCGCCGCCGGCATTCCCATTCCCAAGGTCTGGGCGGTGATCGCGCACGAGCTGTGGCCGTCGCTTGCCCCACCTCCCGACGCCAGCCGGGCCGAGCGCAACATCGTCTGGGAGCTGCGTCTGCCGCGCGTGCTGCTGGGCGCCCTGGCCGGGGCCGGGCTGGCCGCTGTGGGCGCCGTGCTGCAAGTGGTGACGCGCAACCCGCTGGCCGACCCCTATCTGTTCGGCGTGTCGGCGGGCGCCTCGGTGGGGGCGGTGACGGTGATCCTGTACGCCGGGACGGTCGCGGGGGCGCTCGGCCTGCCGGTCGCCGCCTTCCTGGGCGCGCTTGTCGCCATGCTGGCCGTCTTCGCGGCCGCGCGCGGACGCGACGGCGTGGTGACCAGCGAACGGCTGGTCCTGACCGGGGTGGCGGTCGCTTTCATCCTGCACGCCGTCACCAACGCCCTGATCGTCACGGGGACGGACCGCGGCGCCGACGCGGCGCTGTTCTGGATGATGGGCGGTTTCGGCACCGCGCGTTGGAGCGTCCTGCCCATTCCCGCCGGGCTGACCGTCGCCGGGCTGCTCTGGCTGTGGCTGCGCGCCGAGACCATCAACACCCTGGCGTTGGGCGACGACGCGGCCCGCTCGCTGGGCACCGACCCGGGCCGCCTGCGGCTGGAGCTGTTCGTGGTCACCGCGCTGATGACCGGCGCGCTGGTGTCGGCCTGCGGCGGCATCGGCTTCGTCGGGCTGGTTCTGCCCCACATCGCGCGGATGCTGGTGGGCGGCCATCTGCGGGCGCTGCTGCCGGTGGCGGCGTTGGGCGGCGCGCTGCTCCTCCTGTGGGTGGACGTCGCCGCCCGCACCCTGTTCGCCCCGCGCGAGATTCCCGTCGGCGTCGTCACCGCTCTTGTCGGCGGCGCCTTCTTCCTGTGGCTCATGCGCCGCCGCCCGGCGGCCTGA
- a CDS encoding ferredoxin — translation MTSSHPVPARAIVLYGRASFDHGQNLKALAASLADLHAARGVPVTVGIAHADLSGPALPAVLAELERAGTTEALVIPSMVPADPSLSAWLPGALSHWAGTQGAGMTVRLAPPVESALDLPAALDRIASGPAERLADVRETDPSLGKPGWSAIPEHGRQVFVCVGARCLHRGADALYQRLREAMKGHRALNAGPRRVMCARTSCLYPCNRGPLLVVQPDAVWYGDLTPERIDRIVHGHLLTDHLSTGDVLHRNPPPEEPAVG, via the coding sequence ATGACGTCGTCCCATCCCGTACCCGCACGCGCCATCGTCCTCTACGGACGCGCGTCCTTCGATCATGGACAGAATCTGAAGGCGCTCGCGGCGTCCCTCGCCGATCTCCACGCCGCACGCGGCGTGCCGGTGACGGTCGGCATCGCCCACGCCGACCTGTCCGGCCCTGCCCTGCCGGCGGTGCTGGCGGAACTGGAGCGGGCGGGCACGACGGAGGCGCTGGTGATCCCCAGCATGGTGCCCGCCGATCCCAGCCTGTCAGCCTGGCTGCCGGGCGCGCTCAGTCACTGGGCCGGCACGCAGGGCGCCGGCATGACGGTCCGTCTGGCGCCGCCGGTGGAAAGCGCGCTGGACCTGCCCGCCGCCCTCGACCGTATCGCTTCTGGTCCGGCAGAAAGGCTGGCCGACGTGCGCGAGACGGACCCCAGCCTGGGCAAGCCCGGCTGGTCGGCCATCCCCGAGCATGGCCGGCAAGTCTTCGTCTGCGTCGGTGCGCGCTGCCTGCACCGCGGCGCCGATGCGCTGTATCAGCGTCTGCGCGAGGCGATGAAAGGACACCGCGCCCTGAACGCCGGCCCGCGCCGGGTGATGTGCGCGCGGACGAGCTGCCTCTACCCCTGCAACCGCGGGCCGCTGCTGGTCGTCCAGCCCGACGCGGTCTGGTACGGCGATCTGACGCCGGAACGGATCGACCGCATCGTCCATGGCCATCTGCTGACTGACCACCTGTCCACGGGGGATGTTCTGCACCGCAACCCACCGCCGGAGGAACCGGCCGTGGGCTGA
- a CDS encoding ABC transporter ATP-binding protein, translating to MAQPPFPTPGSTASHSDLPVRAECRPAIAVEGLQCRLGGRTVLSDIGFAVPEGAFLGILGPNGCGKTTLLRCLAGLQVPSAGRIRIEGDDPQTLRPAELARRLALQAQDAAAALGFTVRDVVAMGRLAHRRSAFAGAGADDHPIVEDALTRLELSALADRPIEHLSGGERQRVMIARALAQRPRILLLDEPTNHLDIHHRFAVLDLVRGLGITVVATLHDIDLAARWCDRVLLMADGRLQADAAPAEALTPERLTAVYRVAATVDRHPGDGRLRIDLSPLTDHRSDRT from the coding sequence ATGGCGCAACCGCCTTTCCCGACACCCGGTTCCACCGCGTCCCATTCGGACTTGCCCGTCCGCGCCGAATGCCGCCCGGCCATCGCGGTCGAGGGGCTGCAGTGCCGGCTGGGTGGGCGCACCGTGCTGTCGGACATCGGCTTTGCCGTCCCGGAGGGCGCCTTTCTCGGCATTCTCGGGCCGAACGGGTGCGGCAAGACCACGCTGCTGCGCTGCCTCGCCGGGTTGCAGGTCCCTTCGGCGGGACGCATCCGCATCGAGGGCGACGATCCGCAGACCCTGCGCCCGGCGGAGTTGGCTCGCCGGCTTGCGCTCCAGGCGCAGGACGCCGCCGCGGCGCTGGGCTTCACCGTGCGCGACGTGGTTGCCATGGGGCGACTGGCCCACCGCCGCTCCGCCTTCGCCGGGGCCGGAGCGGACGACCACCCCATCGTCGAGGACGCGCTGACCCGTCTGGAGCTGAGCGCCCTGGCGGACCGGCCAATCGAACATCTGTCGGGCGGGGAGCGCCAGCGGGTGATGATCGCCCGCGCCCTGGCGCAGCGCCCGCGCATCCTGCTGCTCGACGAACCGACCAACCATCTGGACATTCACCACCGCTTCGCCGTGCTCGACCTCGTGAGAGGCCTCGGGATCACGGTCGTGGCAACGCTGCACGACATCGATCTCGCGGCACGCTGGTGCGACCGTGTCCTGCTGATGGCGGATGGGCGCCTTCAGGCCGATGCCGCGCCGGCGGAGGCGCTGACCCCGGAGCGGCTGACCGCCGTCTACCGCGTCGCCGCTACGGTGGACCGCCATCCCGGCGACGGCCGGTTGCGCATCGACCTGTCGCCCCTGACGGATCACAGATCGGACCGCACATGA
- a CDS encoding efflux RND transporter permease subunit gives MSGFNLSAWAIRNRSLVLFLMIGVVLAGAVAFLKLGRAEDPAFTIRTMVVQAQWPGATLDETLQQVTERLERTLQEVPNLDTLRSYTVPGTTVIFVDLVGNTHGRAVSDTWYEVRKTVSDMRHTLPPGVLGPGFNDDFGDTFGIIYGFTADGFTHRELRDTVEDVRSRLLLVPDVSKIELLGEQDERVYVDFSLETLAGLGVEPGALVAALQAQNAVRPAGVLRTGKEALSLQVSGAFASEQDILDVNFVAGGRMLRLRDLAEVRRDLADPPQPLFRVNGEPAIGLAIAMRPGGDILALGRNVSAAMARIGAGLPMGIEAHLVADQARTVDEAISDFITSLWQAVVIVLIVSFIALGLRAGTVVAITIPLTLAIVFAVMDLLGIDLQRISLGALIIALALLVDDAMTTVDAMTRRLAAGDRKEVAAVYAYKALAMAMLSGTLVTIAGFVPIGFAQSSAGEYTFSIFAVVGIALIASWLVATVFAPVLGMMLLRPPKPGQDGKPGAVLRLYRRVLGEAIRFRRLTIATTLGLFAAAILALGLVPRQFFPPSDRVELLVDLRLPQNASIHATRAAVERFDALLGKEPGVARWSSYAGRGAIRFYLPLNVQLANPFIGQAVIVTTDVATRDRLQSRLETLLAEEFPDAVARVYPLELGPPVGWPLQYRVVGPDPSEVREIAMTLAQVVATFPETRRINFDWMETARKLRVRIDQDEARRLGLSSAAVAGMLNAAVSGSAVTPIRDGIYLIDVLARDARGQTLSVETLRSLPVSLPNGRSVPLNQLASFGYAQDLPLVWRRGRQPTLTLQADVAPGTLPESAIEALAPRIADLSATLSPEYRIEVGGIAEESAKSRASVFAVIPLMLLLVLTVLMVQLRSFQRLAMVLSVVPLGLIGVVLALLASGQPLGFVAILGVLALVGMIAKNAVILIEQIEAERAAGQAVPDAVIDACGSRFRPIMLTAASTVLGLIPIAFTVFWGAMAFAIMGGLLVASLLTLIFLPTLYVAWFGSRETGRRPVPVPPSAMRPPRNARS, from the coding sequence ATGAGCGGCTTCAATCTCTCCGCGTGGGCGATCCGGAACCGCTCCCTGGTCCTCTTCCTGATGATCGGGGTCGTCCTGGCCGGAGCCGTCGCGTTCCTGAAGCTCGGCCGGGCGGAAGACCCGGCCTTCACCATCCGCACCATGGTGGTGCAGGCTCAATGGCCGGGCGCCACCCTGGACGAAACGCTCCAGCAGGTGACCGAGCGGCTCGAACGGACGCTGCAGGAGGTGCCGAACCTCGACACGTTGCGCAGTTACACGGTTCCCGGCACGACCGTGATCTTCGTCGATCTGGTCGGGAATACGCATGGCCGCGCGGTGAGCGACACCTGGTACGAGGTGCGCAAGACGGTCAGCGACATGCGGCACACCCTTCCGCCGGGCGTCCTCGGCCCCGGCTTCAACGATGATTTCGGCGACACCTTCGGCATCATCTACGGCTTCACCGCCGACGGGTTCACGCATCGCGAACTGCGCGACACCGTGGAGGACGTCCGCTCGCGCCTGCTCCTCGTTCCGGACGTCTCGAAGATCGAGCTTCTGGGCGAGCAGGACGAGCGCGTCTACGTGGACTTTTCGCTGGAGACGCTGGCGGGGCTGGGGGTCGAGCCCGGCGCCCTGGTCGCCGCGCTTCAGGCGCAGAACGCGGTGCGCCCGGCCGGCGTGCTGCGCACCGGCAAGGAGGCGCTGTCCCTGCAGGTCTCGGGCGCCTTCGCGTCGGAACAGGACATCCTCGACGTCAATTTCGTGGCCGGCGGGCGCATGCTGCGCCTGCGCGATCTGGCCGAAGTGCGCCGCGATCTGGCCGATCCGCCCCAGCCGCTGTTCCGGGTGAACGGCGAGCCGGCCATCGGGCTCGCCATCGCCATGCGCCCGGGCGGCGACATCCTCGCCCTCGGCCGGAACGTCTCGGCGGCGATGGCCCGCATCGGCGCCGGCCTGCCGATGGGGATCGAGGCGCATCTGGTGGCCGATCAGGCGCGCACCGTGGACGAGGCGATCTCCGACTTCATCACGTCGCTGTGGCAGGCCGTCGTGATCGTGCTGATCGTCAGCTTCATCGCGCTCGGCCTGCGGGCGGGGACCGTCGTCGCGATCACGATTCCCTTGACGCTGGCCATCGTCTTCGCCGTGATGGATCTGCTCGGCATCGACCTGCAGCGCATCTCGCTGGGCGCGCTGATCATCGCGCTCGCGTTGCTGGTGGATGATGCCATGACCACCGTCGACGCGATGACCCGGCGGCTTGCCGCCGGCGACCGGAAGGAGGTCGCCGCCGTTTACGCCTACAAAGCTCTGGCCATGGCGATGCTGTCCGGCACGCTGGTTACGATCGCCGGTTTTGTGCCGATCGGATTCGCGCAGAGTTCCGCCGGCGAATACACCTTCTCCATCTTCGCCGTCGTGGGCATCGCGCTGATCGCGTCGTGGCTCGTCGCGACCGTCTTCGCACCCGTCCTGGGAATGATGCTGCTGCGGCCGCCCAAACCGGGACAGGACGGGAAACCCGGCGCCGTGCTGCGGCTGTACCGCCGCGTGCTGGGCGAGGCGATCCGGTTCCGCAGGCTGACGATCGCGACGACGCTCGGCCTGTTCGCCGCGGCGATCCTGGCGTTGGGGCTGGTTCCGCGGCAGTTCTTTCCGCCGTCGGACCGGGTCGAGCTTCTGGTCGATCTCCGCCTGCCGCAAAACGCCTCGATCCACGCCACGCGCGCGGCGGTCGAGCGGTTCGACGCGCTGCTGGGCAAGGAGCCGGGGGTCGCGCGCTGGAGCAGCTACGCCGGGCGCGGCGCGATCCGCTTCTACCTGCCGCTGAACGTCCAGCTCGCCAACCCCTTCATCGGACAGGCGGTGATCGTGACCACGGATGTGGCGACGCGCGACCGGCTGCAATCCCGCCTGGAGACCCTGCTGGCCGAGGAGTTCCCGGACGCCGTCGCGCGCGTGTACCCGCTGGAACTCGGGCCGCCCGTCGGATGGCCGCTCCAGTACCGCGTCGTCGGGCCGGACCCGAGCGAGGTGCGCGAGATCGCGATGACGCTCGCGCAGGTCGTCGCGACCTTTCCCGAGACGCGGCGGATCAACTTCGACTGGATGGAGACCGCCCGCAAGTTGCGGGTGCGGATCGACCAGGACGAGGCGCGGCGCCTGGGCTTGAGTTCGGCCGCCGTCGCCGGGATGCTGAACGCCGCCGTCTCGGGAAGCGCCGTCACGCCCATCCGCGACGGCATCTATCTGATCGACGTTCTGGCACGGGACGCCCGTGGACAGACCTTGTCGGTGGAAACGCTGCGCAGCCTGCCGGTGTCCCTGCCGAACGGGCGAAGCGTTCCGCTGAACCAGTTGGCGTCCTTCGGATACGCCCAGGATCTTCCGCTGGTCTGGCGACGCGGGCGACAGCCGACCCTGACGCTGCAGGCGGACGTGGCTCCCGGCACTCTGCCGGAATCCGCCATCGAAGCCCTGGCGCCCCGGATCGCCGACCTGTCGGCCACCCTGTCGCCGGAATACCGCATCGAGGTCGGCGGGATCGCGGAGGAAAGCGCCAAAAGCCGCGCGTCGGTCTTCGCCGTCATTCCGTTGATGCTGCTCCTGGTGCTGACCGTGCTGATGGTCCAGCTTCGCAGCTTCCAGCGTCTGGCGATGGTGCTGAGCGTGGTGCCGCTCGGTCTGATCGGCGTCGTGCTGGCGTTGCTGGCGTCCGGCCAACCGCTCGGCTTCGTCGCCATCCTCGGGGTCCTCGCGCTCGTTGGGATGATCGCGAAGAACGCGGTGATCCTGATCGAGCAGATCGAGGCGGAGCGGGCCGCTGGACAAGCCGTCCCGGACGCCGTGATCGACGCCTGCGGCTCCCGGTTCCGCCCGATCATGCTGACCGCCGCCTCCACCGTGCTCGGCCTCATCCCCATTGCCTTCACCGTGTTCTGGGGCGCGATGGCCTTCGCGATCATGGGCGGTCTTCTCGTCGCGTCGCTGCTGACGCTCATATTCCTTCCGACGCTCTACGTGGCGTGGTTCGGCAGCCGTGAGACGGGGCGCAGGCCGGTTCCGGTACCCCCCTCGGCGATGCGGCCGCCTCGGAACGCCCGGTCTTGA
- a CDS encoding ABC transporter substrate-binding protein, protein MIPLPLRGLPLTLALMMGVGSSAHANAHANAHANAHARPRPVEVANCFETARFAAPPKRPMVHDTNMTQTMLDLGLADRLVAVSGIEGAEHRLIAPPGVVAALPRLPDRSPSLEAVLSADPDFLFAGWSYGFSEARGLTPARLAEMGVATYTLRESCIRIGLREPISMDTLYADLLALGSIFGIAERAEAMVADFRRRVAAVTDRTGTVAKRPRVMYCDQCHTDGAPLSVGREGMTSLLMDLAGGRNIFDDIPNSYVRVSWEEMVRRDPQWIIVSDHRVPAEAAIRHLTAAPQLADVEAVRKRQFIVLTYAEQTPSTRNVDALERMARILHPERFAR, encoded by the coding sequence ATGATCCCGCTTCCTCTCCGCGGCCTTCCTCTGACGCTTGCCCTGATGATGGGCGTTGGCAGCAGCGCCCACGCAAACGCCCATGCGAACGCCCATGCAAACGCCCATGCCCGGCCCCGTCCGGTCGAGGTCGCCAACTGCTTCGAAACCGCCCGCTTCGCCGCACCTCCCAAGCGGCCCATGGTCCACGACACCAACATGACGCAGACCATGCTGGATCTCGGGCTGGCCGACCGGCTGGTCGCCGTCTCCGGCATCGAGGGGGCCGAGCACCGGCTGATCGCGCCGCCCGGCGTGGTGGCGGCTCTGCCCCGCCTTCCCGACCGGTCCCCGAGCCTGGAGGCGGTGCTGTCCGCCGATCCGGACTTCCTGTTCGCCGGCTGGAGCTATGGCTTCAGCGAGGCGCGAGGCCTCACCCCGGCCCGGCTGGCGGAGATGGGGGTCGCCACCTACACGCTGCGGGAAAGCTGCATCCGCATCGGTCTCCGTGAACCGATCAGCATGGACACGCTCTACGCCGACCTGCTGGCGCTCGGAAGCATCTTCGGGATCGCGGAGCGCGCCGAGGCCATGGTGGCCGATTTCCGCCGCCGCGTCGCCGCGGTGACCGACCGCACCGGCACGGTCGCGAAGCGGCCCCGCGTGATGTATTGCGACCAGTGCCACACCGACGGCGCTCCGCTGTCGGTGGGGCGCGAGGGGATGACCAGCCTGCTGATGGATCTGGCCGGCGGACGCAACATCTTCGACGACATTCCCAACAGCTACGTCCGGGTCAGTTGGGAGGAAATGGTTCGGCGCGACCCGCAATGGATCATCGTCAGCGACCACCGCGTCCCCGCCGAGGCCGCCATCCGTCACCTGACCGCCGCTCCGCAACTGGCCGACGTCGAGGCGGTGCGCAAGCGTCAATTCATCGTGCTTACCTATGCCGAGCAGACGCCCTCCACCCGCAACGTCGATGCGCTGGAACGCATGGCGCGGATCCTCCACCCGGAGCGCTTCGCTCGATGA
- a CDS encoding GntP family permease — protein MIDLASVLAALALLIFLAYRGVTLLIAAPAAALLAALLTGGLPILGAYTQIFMTNTGSFIISFFPLFMLGAIFGKLMDDTGSARALARMVSARLGPHRAVVSVVLCCAVLTYGGVSAFVVAFAIYPVAAALFRDADIPKRLIPGALALGAFTFTMSALPGTPAIQNAIPMPFLGTTAFAAPGLGIVTGLVMFVLGVLWLDRRAAAARASGEGYGSHVDSTPVLDRATREHAQCEGFDIAELSTDPTPQKRTDTDALPPAALAVLPVVVVIASNFLFVQVVAPRMDTAFLAEPRFGATTIEAVRGVWAVIVALFLAILLLIAGNWNRLDDLGTSLDKGADASVLPIFSTASLVGFGAVIAALPVFGTISQAILAIGGGNPLVSVAASVTVLSAITGSASGGMSIALDTLGPTFVGMAKASGFSLDVMHRVTAVASGALDALPHNGAVITLLTVCRLNHRDSYGDVFVVAAAIPMLALVVLIVLASLLKRLGI, from the coding sequence ATGATCGATCTCGCCTCCGTCCTCGCCGCGCTCGCGCTGCTCATCTTTCTGGCCTATCGCGGCGTGACCCTGCTGATCGCGGCTCCGGCGGCTGCGCTGCTCGCGGCTCTGCTGACCGGCGGCCTGCCGATCCTTGGCGCCTACACCCAGATCTTCATGACCAACACCGGCTCCTTCATCATCTCCTTCTTTCCCCTGTTCATGCTCGGGGCGATCTTCGGCAAGCTGATGGACGACACCGGATCGGCGCGGGCCCTCGCCCGGATGGTCAGCGCCCGGCTGGGGCCGCACCGCGCGGTCGTGTCGGTGGTGCTGTGCTGCGCGGTCCTGACCTACGGTGGCGTTTCGGCCTTCGTCGTCGCCTTCGCGATCTACCCCGTGGCCGCCGCCCTGTTCCGCGACGCCGACATCCCGAAGCGGCTGATACCGGGAGCCCTGGCGCTGGGCGCCTTCACCTTCACCATGTCGGCCCTGCCGGGGACGCCGGCGATCCAGAACGCGATCCCGATGCCCTTCCTCGGCACCACGGCCTTCGCCGCGCCGGGCCTCGGGATCGTCACCGGGCTCGTGATGTTCGTTTTGGGGGTCCTGTGGCTGGACCGCCGGGCCGCCGCCGCGAGAGCCTCCGGCGAGGGGTACGGCAGTCATGTCGACAGCACTCCGGTGCTGGACCGCGCGACGCGCGAGCACGCGCAGTGCGAGGGATTCGACATTGCCGAACTGTCCACCGACCCCACCCCACAAAAGCGCACCGACACGGACGCCTTGCCTCCCGCGGCACTGGCGGTGCTGCCGGTCGTCGTGGTCATCGCCAGCAATTTCCTGTTCGTCCAGGTCGTCGCTCCCCGGATGGACACCGCCTTCCTCGCCGAGCCAAGGTTCGGGGCCACGACCATCGAGGCCGTGCGCGGCGTGTGGGCGGTCATCGTGGCGCTGTTTCTCGCCATCCTTCTGCTCATCGCCGGCAACTGGAACCGTCTGGACGATCTGGGCACGAGCCTGGACAAGGGAGCCGACGCCTCGGTCCTGCCGATCTTCAGCACGGCAAGCCTTGTCGGCTTCGGTGCGGTGATCGCCGCCCTTCCGGTTTTCGGGACGATCAGCCAGGCCATTCTGGCCATCGGCGGGGGCAACCCCCTGGTGTCGGTCGCGGCGTCCGTGACGGTTCTTTCCGCGATCACCGGGTCGGCGTCCGGCGGCATGAGCATCGCCCTCGATACGCTTGGCCCGACCTTCGTGGGCATGGCGAAGGCTTCCGGCTTCTCGCTCGACGTGATGCATCGGGTGACGGCGGTCGCCTCGGGTGCGCTCGACGCGCTGCCGCACAACGGCGCCGTCATCACGCTGCTCACCGTCTGCCGACTCAACCATCGCGACTCCTACGGCGACGTCTTCGTCGTCGCCGCCGCCATACCGATGCTCGCCCTGGTCGTCCTGATCGTTCTGGCCAGCCTGCTCAAGCGCCTCGGAATCTAG